Proteins from a genomic interval of Pseudoruegeria sp. SHC-113:
- the panB gene encoding 3-methyl-2-oxobutanoate hydroxymethyltransferase, whose translation MSKQTQIRRTTVPQIAARKGGEPIVSLTSYHAHTAAIVDRHADFILVGDSLGMVMHGMESTVGVPLDLMIMHGRAVVRGTKKALIVVDMPFGTYEESPGVAFRNAAKIMKETQCGAVKLEGGARMAETIRFLTERGIPVMAHIGLTPQSSHVMGGFKTQGRDEDTWALHEADAKAVSDAGAFAVVLEGMVEPLAAKITKQIPIPTIGIGASVECDGQILVLEDMLGLNEWTPKFVKVYGQLGPMIEQAVETYAKEVRERSFPTEDEVYR comes from the coding sequence ATGTCCAAGCAAACCCAGATCCGCCGCACCACCGTGCCCCAGATCGCCGCGCGCAAGGGCGGGGAGCCGATCGTGTCGCTCACCTCCTACCACGCGCACACCGCTGCGATCGTGGACCGCCACGCCGATTTCATCCTCGTGGGCGACAGCCTCGGCATGGTGATGCACGGGATGGAAAGCACCGTGGGCGTGCCGCTCGATCTGATGATCATGCATGGCCGCGCCGTGGTGCGCGGCACCAAGAAGGCGCTGATCGTGGTGGATATGCCCTTCGGCACCTACGAGGAAAGCCCCGGCGTGGCCTTCCGAAATGCCGCGAAGATCATGAAGGAAACCCAATGCGGCGCGGTGAAGCTCGAAGGCGGTGCGCGCATGGCTGAAACCATCCGCTTCCTCACCGAACGCGGCATCCCGGTGATGGCCCATATCGGCCTCACCCCGCAAAGCTCCCACGTGATGGGCGGCTTCAAGACGCAAGGGCGCGACGAGGACACCTGGGCGCTGCACGAGGCCGACGCCAAGGCCGTCTCCGACGCCGGGGCCTTCGCCGTTGTGCTTGAAGGCATGGTAGAGCCGCTGGCGGCGAAGATCACCAAGCAGATCCCGATCCCGACCATCGGCATCGGTGCTTCGGTAGAGTGTGACGGGCAGATCCTCGTGCTGGAAGACATGCTGGGCCTGAACGAATGGACGCCGAAATTCGTAAAGGTTTACGGTCAGTTGGGCCCGATGATCGAGCAGGCGGTGGAAACCTACGCCAAGGAAGTGCGCGAACGCAGCTTCCCCACCGAGGATGAAGTCTACCGGTAA
- the panC gene encoding pantoate--beta-alanine ligase, protein MQTTQTVAETRAALATLREGGKRLGLVPTMGFLHEGHLSLIRRAKAETDVVAVSIFVNPTQFGDPKDLEKYPRNTEGDLALLRAEGVDLVFMPEVADVYFADAETIVETTRLANMMHGAVRPGHFRGVSTVVTMLFNIIQPDVAVFGEKDFQQLAVIRRMVRDLHMPVEIIGGPTLREADGLAMSSRNVRLGSEDRAAAVVLNRALDLAERMVREGTTIAALKAAVAAHIEAEPRALLRAVDICAPDSLEELAGPVTGPVALMISAEFGGILLIDQRVAAP, encoded by the coding sequence ATGCAGACCACGCAAACCGTTGCCGAAACCCGCGCCGCCCTGGCCACCTTGCGCGAAGGCGGCAAGCGCCTTGGCCTCGTGCCGACGATGGGTTTTCTGCACGAAGGCCACCTGTCCCTGATCCGCCGCGCCAAGGCCGAGACCGATGTGGTGGCGGTTTCGATCTTCGTGAACCCGACGCAGTTTGGCGACCCAAAGGATCTGGAGAAATACCCGCGCAACACCGAGGGCGATCTGGCGCTTCTGCGCGCCGAAGGGGTGGATCTCGTCTTCATGCCCGAGGTGGCGGACGTTTACTTTGCCGATGCCGAAACCATCGTCGAAACAACGCGGCTCGCCAACATGATGCATGGCGCGGTGCGGCCTGGGCATTTCCGTGGGGTTTCCACCGTTGTGACAATGCTCTTCAACATCATCCAGCCCGATGTGGCGGTGTTTGGAGAGAAGGATTTCCAGCAGCTCGCCGTGATCCGCCGCATGGTGCGCGATCTGCATATGCCGGTGGAGATCATCGGCGGCCCCACCCTGCGGGAGGCGGACGGGCTGGCGATGTCTTCGCGCAACGTGCGGCTTGGCTCAGAGGATCGTGCCGCCGCCGTGGTGCTGAACCGGGCGCTGGATCTGGCCGAGCGCATGGTGCGCGAGGGCACAACCATCGCCGCGCTGAAAGCCGCTGTCGCCGCCCATATCGAGGCCGAACCGCGCGCGCTGCTGCGAGCCGTCGATATCTGCGCGCCCGACAGCCTTGAGGAATTGGCCGGCCCCGTCACCGGCCCCGTCGCCCTGATGATTTCCGCCGAGTTTGGCGGTATCCTGCTGATCGACCAACGCGTCGCCGCTCCCTGA